DNA sequence from the Bufo bufo chromosome 3, aBufBuf1.1, whole genome shotgun sequence genome:
ATTTCCTATTTGGTAATGTAAAATAACATGAATTTGGAGAATATCTAGGGGAGGATCCTGAAGGACTgtacttgtttttattttttgggtcttCACGTGCTTTGTGGTTATCTTCATTTTCAGAAATGTGTAAGGAACTAAACTTGTTTAccaaatcatcattttcctctcCAGAATTTGTTCTGCTGCCATTTTTCAGGAGGTCTGTTTGTAAAGGAATGATGTGGAAATTTAAATGGTGTGTTTTCGATGGAACATCTTCTACTGAATGTACCGCTTCTGTAATGGAAGTCTTTACGTCTTTAGAGCTTAGGAGATTGAAATCTGGTTCTTCCTTGTGACACCTACCGATAATATCTAGAAGCGCACTAGGTGCTCTGCTTTGCTGAAGAGTCTTATCAATGTTTTTTAGGTTGTTTTTTGATAGGTCAGAGATCCTCCTTGCAAATTTATGAGGAAAGCTATAATACACTGAGACAACCTTACGATACTCAATTTTATCTACTTCAGGGTAAGAAATATCAGTAAGACTCTCATAAATTTCAGCATTTTCAACGATTTGTTGGCAGGTGTATGTTTTGTGAGGTTGTAAATCTTCTTTGGATGCTTTATATTCAGAGTCAAAATTCTTAATGTTTTCGCCTTCCTGGTGGGTTGGGCTCTGGCTATCTTCAGAACTTGTAGAATTTTTCCACTCCGACTTGGGGATGACACTTACACGGACATTTCCTTTGAAAGGTTCTGGTGCCACAAATAAATGCTGTTTTAGTAAGTTTGTTGACTGACTCTCTATGTTATGCAGGTGTGTAGCTCTACTAAAGTTGTCTTCTTCTGAACACTCCTTCGCagaatggctgacaggaaaccTTGACGAGTCTCCGATTTTGGGTGGGTCTGTATATTCTGCTTTATTGTTTGCTTCTTGATCCAACTGATAAATAAAATTTTGGTTTAGGTTTCCTTCTGATTCACAACCCTGCTCGACTTGCCTGTTTTGGTCAGTGTTTTTTTGATTTGGCGATGAAGCAACATCCTTTTGATAAACAGATGACAGATTAGGTTTGGAAGAGGTGTCACATTTTGAGGATTTCACTTGCTCTTTCTCAGGATGATCTTGTTTTTGATGAATATATCCCCTTTCAATTATTGATTTATCTTTATTTAAAATGTCAGAAGTCTGCATTCCCCCAATTAattgtgtattattattattagagtcGGATCCATTGTATTGGCTTCTGTTAAAGTTAACCGACTTATACTTTGCATGTACATGGGAAAATTGAGTTGTCTCTGTTAAATGTGATAAGTtcttaactttattattttctgtcattTTGTCTGCCCAATATGCTACTTCTGACTCAGTTGTCCTTTTCTCCGTTTGTATCGATGAACAATATAAATCAGAACCACGGAAAAATGGAGACACCCTTTGTATAGACTGCCAAGTGCTTGACGTTGAAATTTTTGGTTGCCGATTAGTATCTTGGACAGATTGTTCATATCTTGTACTGCTCTCCAAGTACCTTTCCTTTCTTTCATCAGGGATCCTTGAAGACCTTGTTTCGAGAACAGTGGAGGTATGGTAATCCCCATCGTGCCCACAACCGTTTTTGCGTAATATATTTTCAGGATCATTACCAAAAATGTCACTCTCTTGGTCAAGTAAATCTGACAGAGAGGATGCATTCCTTTTCTTATACTTCAGAGTATCTGACAGAAAACCTGTGTGGTTAGACTTTTTTGTCAAGCTTTCTGCCTCATATGGTACTGCTGGGAAAGTTGCCGTTCGGTCTAGATTTTTGAAAGCTCCATCTACGATTGAGCGATCCGAAAACATATTTGGCTTTTGCAGATATTGATCATTTCTTGTACTCAAATTTTTGAGTTTTTGAGGAATCTGATTTTGGACACAAGGTTGCACATATTTAGAATTATTTTCTAAGTGCAGTTCATTTGAGTCACAAGAAATCCTCGAAGAAGATTGTATTGCAGGAACAGTGGTGGCACCACATTCGAAAACATTTTCACAAGTCCTTTTGTGTAATTTAACGTCAGAATTATTAGCCACAATTTCACTGTCCTGGTCAAGTAAATCTGGGAGAGAAGATGCATTTCTCTTCTGAAACTTCAGGGCATCAGAACGAAAACCTTCTGTGTGATTATTTAATCCCCTTCTCATATTCATCCAAGCAAATTTTCCCCCAACATCGGTGGAGTTGCCAGACAAACTAGAACTTTTATGATCCGATTTGTTTACGTGATCACTAATTTCTGAAGATTTAGGATTTGTAAAAGAGGAAGTATCAACTTTATACACTGTCCCATGTTTAAAAGAACTGAACTTCTTAATAGTATCTAATGACAGATTATGATCAGCGAGTGCTAATCCAGGCGCTTCTGTTTTTGGTGGGACATTGTCTTCTTGAGCACTAGGGCCAAGAGCAACAGTGGATGTACTAGAGTTTATAGAGTTAAGGAAGACATTTGGGGCATCAATATCCATGTTCTCAGGTTCTGATATGTGAATAGAAGACACTTCAAGGGGTTCAGGATTATGTAAAGTACAATCCACCGGAATATCTCCCTCATGGATACTGGGTTCCTCATTTGCCACACTACTTGCATCCAGTTGTACAGATAAATCACTTTCTAGTTCCATAGGCTCTGTTTCCATTTCACTGCTGCCCGAATTGTCATTAGGAGCTTTACtcatttcatttttattaaaataatttttcttaTAGTCTTCTTCCCAATGCCTTTCAGGTTGTGTGGAAAATATGACTTCAGGAGAGTCGGTTATGTCATATCCAGTGGATCTGTTATCTACAATATTCATACATGTTGTGTTTGTTAGGTTTTTGATATTTCTGGATTCATGCAGGTCATTTGAAGTGGACACTGGTAGTCCTGGTACAATTTTATACTTGTAAAGATGGTTGGGCTTTTCAAGATTTGTATGATCTAAAGTAGACTGTGTTCTGAAAGGTCTACCGATCCCCTCAGGATGCCCAGATGGAAATGAATTATTCCACTTGATGGATGCGATAGGTGTCCTCCTTGACTTGTTTTGCCTTATCCTCTCCAGGTGTAGGCCTGGAGATGACGGCTGCAAACTACTGGTTGAAAATGAGCCAGACACAGGAGATGATCGTGGGGTTATGTTGCTTACAGCTGAAAAGAGCGAAGGACTCTTATTGTAAAAAGATTTGTCGGAAGCCTCTGATTTGGAAACTCGCCTTTGCCGGTTTGAGTACATTTCATAAAATTTTCTTGGCTGGTATGTGGCATATGTTGTGTGTGTTCCCTCAGGTGGCCCAGATCTTCTTCCATCATGAGAAGGTAAACAGCCATAAACGTTTTTAGGTTCTGCTGTATTATGGAGTAAACCTTCTTTGCTATATTGCCTTCCATATGTACAGTTTGCAAGTCTACTAATCCTGGGGGTTCTGTTGTGACTCTCTTCTTGGGCAAGTTTTTGATCCAGATCTCCTAGAACTAAAAGCATAATAATTGTATTATATACATTTTCAAAAAATTGCAAAACATAACATTCACACTGATGACAAGACTAATTATATTCCATGTACCTTATGGGATACCTAGGTTATTAGAAATAAACAAAAGCTCATATATTATGTACCACTTTAGTAACTGCCTCTTGGCAAGTACTCCCTAGCAATCATCATTGGAATTATCAATATAAAAAGGAATGTATGAGTCATATATAGTTCTGGAATTGCAGATGTCTACATTTGCCAACTTTTGGAGATAGCTGAATGTGCTCAGATACAGTTCTAGCTAACAACGAAATGCACATGTTAACATAAGCCTGACCACGGTACCATATGACATAATATGAGAAAGAGCAAGTGCCTAATACATTACGATTGTAAATTCTGGTAATATACGTAGGAAATGACATTCCACATGGTGGCCCTGCAGATCCCTCAGAAAAGCTGGAGCCTCCTGATGCCTCAGTAAGCCAAATGCAAGGAGTCTGACATCTCCTGCAAATCCCACATGTGTATTAGTCCAACTCCTCTGTAGTTACATTTCACTAACACCATTATATTATGGCACAATTAGATTTAATCTACATGAAAAGCTGAGCAACATGGTAAATCCATTACCCTTCTAAGGACTGGACTAATTTTAGTTTTTGGGtctgttttttactccctgccttcccagagccattttGGGTGTGTTTGGATGTGTAGAACTTTTTAATCATAGtcaaacgaaaaaaataaaaataaaaacgtttattgttgtggccattttttttttgtttctgttatgGCATTCTTCACACAGGATAAATACgtctatattttaatagtatgggcattttgggaAGCGCCTAGGGGATTTTAACATGCGATCGACTGATTGTTCTTCCATAAACTGCAATGATTTAaaggcaagtggcatttatcatgtagagaaagtcaatacaaggcccttactaatgtattggtattatccatattgcttcctttgctggctggattcatctttccatcacctcgtacactgctcgtatccatcaatccagcagtggtggtcatacttgcacaatataggaaaaaacacTAGTCTATACGCTATCCCACAattccggccaccagagaggccagtgctttttcctgtagtgtgtaagcacggccaccactgatgaattgcagggtggtcgtacccatggaaacaagcagtgtataatgtgatggaaaaataaatcaagccagcaaaggaagcaatatggacaatcacaatacattagtaggtgccttgtattaactttctctataagataaatgctatttgctgaagtgagacaaacccttcaaCCCTTTCCCGACCACCAACAGTAAATTTACATCGACGGCtgggcatttaaaaatggcgcccactggggtgtctgctgttttaaatgtgaccacggcatctagatGCCCTGTAACCTGGATGCGCCCGCTTCTGgttgtgctccggctccccccgGAGGGGATCTGGGGAGCCAGGGCgtttatgcagcagcccctgtcctcctgtgtgacaggaggctgctctagggctccataggaacatagcaaaATTATCATAGACTTCAatactaatgcattggagtctataagaCAAGCAATCTGATTCCCCTATGAAAACTAtatagggtatttacatccaaatcaggtgaacggtgtaggaggcacatatgcaaactgttgcaattcctgcaccgttcacctgattttgatgtaaataccctcaaattaaagctgacagtctgcaggtaaagcacatcgtgttcatttcatttcaaatccattgtggtggtgtatagagccaacaatgttagaattgtgtcgatgtcccaatatttatggacccgactgtgTATCGGTTGATAAGGGGTTATTTTTTTCAGGACTTCAGGGTTCTGGCTCCATCACTCCACAGCCTTTCTCTGCAGCTCCCGTCTTACTCAGCATCAACATCCatttgacggggggggggggggggagatgtgaccaTTACAGCAGTCACTCTAATACGTGCCGCGTGGGTTACAGGTCaccgctgtggccagtgattggctgcggcagTCACGTGCCCCCCCCCGCCAACAGGATGTTGATGCGGAGAGAGACAGGAGCTGCCGGCTGTGGAGCGATGAAGCTGGAACCCAGCAgtggggaacaggtaagtatgatcaccactgtGGGTGAGGTCGGAAAAAATGTTGGATAAACCCAGTAAaattattttgtactgcactttaCTGTACGACTTACCTTGAAAAACTTCCCTCTCAAGCTGGTTGGTGgcctttgtggtgtcattttctcGTGCTCGGTTCAGTTGCTCTTCAAAAAAACTGGCAATCTGTTTTACATTTCGTGTAGAATGGTAAATATCAAACTGTGGGGGAAAAACCACAACCACTGTCCAaacattttaattacattttttaactTCCTGACATTTATAACTTTTCTTTGTTATCCTGTTACATACTGTATTTGTGCACAATTGTCTATTACAGGCGTTTGCCATTCTTGCCGTAACGTCTCAGCAATAAATACCCGATTGTGAATAGACCAGAGTAAAAACTACATTAATAAGCAGTGGAAGGAAAACTGGCCCTTTCTCATCATATGGCAAGGGCAGggtggaaaaatttagcaaaaaaattaaataataattatGTCCCCTTTTCAAAATGTTCACTCTGTCTGATATAGGAAATATATAAGTTATGGTTGCTGAGGGGAAGGGCTAGAAGCTGCAGCGGTTttttattgcctttttttttttccactttgtgCCCCCCATAAGGTCACACAAGGCCTTTTGGGGGGGCATTtaacattccttttttttataaatactgatttctgtaactggggctgttaCAGTTACAAGGGGAATACAGcctccccaccccccacccccgtgTTAGGAACCCGTTACTTACCTTTCTGTCCACCTTGGTGTCTGGAGGTATCTGGCCACTGATAGAAAAGATGCCATGTCTGGAGAGAAGAACGAAACATTGTTAGGATTTTGCAGATCGTAATAAAGAAgaattttaattaaaaatgtatttaatgAAAAAGTAAGGCTTTCACATTCGTgttggcaggggaacagcctgagaGGTGGCCGGACGAACGCTATCCCATGTGTGCCGCCGGAAGTCTGCTCTGGCCCcatgctgcagtttttgtcccgccacctctcggcatgtttgccgtgctgtggccGCATCTCccgcctgtccccattatagttaatgggaccGGAGCGCACCTCCGGCGGCACGCATGGCCTACCGTTAGTacgaatccggcaggctgtttccctTGCCGGATCAGCCTGCCAGACCCTGCtagtgcaagtgtgaaagtagcctaaggaaagCAAATACTTGCAATATGGGGGGAAAGCATGGTCTACAAAAATGCACCACAATGTAAGGACCCTCCCTGTGCCTTAAAGTGAACGTCCACTTTTTAATACCATGTCATTTTTAGGTACAACATGCTGATCAGTTTCATAACACCTCTTTGATAAGATGTCATTTGTGCAGGGGATTCGGATCTCTGCGCTAGAAAAACAAAGCTCTGACCGCTAGAAAACAATAACAATGTTTATTTATatggcgccaccatattccgcggcgctttacaattcagagggttcatgtacaaaacaaaagtcaTCACAACATGTATATTATGTATATTATGTAGTCTTGACCTACTACTGGTATTAATAGTATTCACAAGGAGATATACaatttaagggctcgttcacacgactgtgctgtttttttgcaaattgcagatcctcaaaacacggatggcgcctctgtgccttccgcaatttgcgggacggaacaggaggcctattatacaaatgcctattcttatccgcaaaaaggacaagaataggacagtatttaaaaaaaaattgca
Encoded proteins:
- the EXPH5 gene encoding exophilin-5 → MAGKGLRDKMSNFGQSELDLSFLQEGEANRILEVLERDERLRRTEQERLSKLKSWKRDVKWLHAVSGEWFEEIQKKKFKDDPDVRSLVGPPLNHRLKKKTPKGEPESSRMTTSRNLQSPKNPGPSFLGLRSPFSSLFSFRKSAKKTLKPPSPHERHGIFSISGQIPPDTKVDRKFDIYHSTRNVKQIASFFEEQLNRARENDTTKATNQLEREVFQVLGDLDQKLAQEESHNRTPRISRLANCTYGRQYSKEGLLHNTAEPKNVYGCLPSHDGRRSGPPEGTHTTYATYQPRKFYEMYSNRQRRVSKSEASDKSFYNKSPSLFSAVSNITPRSSPVSGSFSTSSLQPSSPGLHLERIRQNKSRRTPIASIKWNNSFPSGHPEGIGRPFRTQSTLDHTNLEKPNHLYKYKIVPGLPVSTSNDLHESRNIKNLTNTTCMNIVDNRSTGYDITDSPEVIFSTQPERHWEEDYKKNYFNKNEMSKAPNDNSGSSEMETEPMELESDLSVQLDASSVANEEPSIHEGDIPVDCTLHNPEPLEVSSIHISEPENMDIDAPNVFLNSINSSTSTVALGPSAQEDNVPPKTEAPGLALADHNLSLDTIKKFSSFKHGTVYKVDTSSFTNPKSSEISDHVNKSDHKSSSLSGNSTDVGGKFAWMNMRRGLNNHTEGFRSDALKFQKRNASSLPDLLDQDSEIVANNSDVKLHKRTCENVFECGATTVPAIQSSSRISCDSNELHLENNSKYVQPCVQNQIPQKLKNLSTRNDQYLQKPNMFSDRSIVDGAFKNLDRTATFPAVPYEAESLTKKSNHTGFLSDTLKYKKRNASSLSDLLDQESDIFGNDPENILRKNGCGHDGDYHTSTVLETRSSRIPDERKERYLESSTRYEQSVQDTNRQPKISTSSTWQSIQRVSPFFRGSDLYCSSIQTEKRTTESEVAYWADKMTENNKVKNLSHLTETTQFSHVHAKYKSVNFNRSQYNGSDSNNNNTQLIGGMQTSDILNKDKSIIERGYIHQKQDHPEKEQVKSSKCDTSSKPNLSSVYQKDVASSPNQKNTDQNRQVEQGCESEGNLNQNFIYQLDQEANNKAEYTDPPKIGDSSRFPVSHSAKECSEEDNFSRATHLHNIESQSTNLLKQHLFVAPEPFKGNVRVSVIPKSEWKNSTSSEDSQSPTHQEGENIKNFDSEYKASKEDLQPHKTYTCQQIVENAEIYESLTDISYPEVDKIEYRKVVSVYYSFPHKFARRISDLSKNNLKNIDKTLQQSRAPSALLDIIGRCHKEEPDFNLLSSKDVKTSITEAVHSVEDVPSKTHHLNFHIIPLQTDLLKNGSRTNSGEENDDLVNKFSSLHISENEDNHKAREDPKNKNKYSPSGSSPRYSPNSCYFTLPNRKSSLQDLERNVLKRDIAMALDRINIYPGSRNMEPSPPEFQDVFASPTACYDNLNYSPRYDFMHFQESSKQEYNVNNIFARDGGLYKKNSMDEGIILREDLPSIYKSKSYKDLSQHKSYNTEDISPHTDCNTSPQTDYNHPAFSSVINQARPSYCSEFVQKKMKPINAKKFSFSVDRSSQESVSPRHTGSYDDTVQLFDGNSPSVFHSPNNNYPSHADKYFGQAKLKDGGNSNLYRSKSMKVLNTEGQQSFVDYKRKSDGSFSSKSYGGTLKSKSPSGKTWNRTSSAEILDENDNWPVSDERKALCTTKSFDYGIFGKEQQEAIVNNVKRSLTEGRLWRPSFLKNPGFLRTEELCSSQEINPVGQTPEESSSQRPNVKESLNIYEDVHVVPSDSDTETTTEDEYYLDEYYFNDKESEL